One Gaiella occulta genomic window carries:
- a CDS encoding AI-2E family transporter yields MPAPRGPTIRVPRWIQLAGLPVVLVLAWLLAGTLGHVLFLFLTSSLVAFLLNPLVRDLQRVRLPRGLSVALVLLVFAAGATFVALALGSVVVDQTRSAAERVDEYVTVSDASGKTGAEHDIGRLQTWLDSHGLERVQIQKQATNWVDNLGAGEISKYTQDAISFAQGAAFSIVVTLFNLVLIVVIAIYMLLDMPRLEGAIDRRFPPGQGLPLTLRIEHALAGYVRGQLILSTVIGLSAGVGMWVLGTTELVPGADRYALLFGVWTGVIEVIPYIGPWLSAVPPVIYALVAHPVSALWVAGLFVFIYQVEGHVVVPNVMASALRLHPLLVIFGLLAGGELYGVAGVLLALPTMAATRAVWEFFGERVRLERWDERDPVVPVEAGIEPPRAAGGGA; encoded by the coding sequence ATGCCCGCGCCACGAGGCCCGACGATCAGGGTGCCGCGCTGGATCCAGCTCGCCGGGCTCCCGGTCGTCCTCGTGCTGGCGTGGCTGCTCGCGGGGACGCTCGGGCACGTGCTGTTCCTGTTCCTGACCTCGTCGCTGGTCGCGTTCCTGCTCAATCCGCTCGTCCGCGACCTGCAGCGGGTGCGGCTGCCCCGCGGCCTCTCCGTCGCGCTCGTCCTGCTCGTGTTCGCGGCCGGCGCGACCTTCGTCGCGCTCGCGCTCGGCTCCGTCGTCGTCGACCAGACGCGCTCGGCCGCCGAGCGCGTCGACGAGTACGTGACGGTGAGCGACGCGAGCGGCAAGACGGGAGCCGAGCACGACATCGGCCGGCTGCAGACGTGGCTCGACTCCCACGGCCTCGAGCGCGTCCAGATCCAGAAGCAGGCGACGAACTGGGTCGACAACCTCGGCGCGGGCGAGATCTCGAAGTACACGCAGGACGCGATCTCGTTCGCCCAGGGCGCGGCGTTCTCGATCGTGGTGACGCTCTTCAACCTCGTTCTCATCGTCGTCATCGCGATCTACATGCTGCTCGACATGCCGCGGTTGGAGGGAGCGATCGACCGGCGCTTCCCACCCGGGCAGGGCCTGCCGCTGACGCTGCGCATCGAGCACGCGCTCGCCGGCTACGTGCGCGGCCAGCTGATCCTGTCGACGGTGATCGGCCTCAGCGCGGGCGTCGGCATGTGGGTGCTCGGCACGACGGAGCTCGTGCCGGGCGCCGACCGCTATGCGCTGCTGTTCGGCGTCTGGACCGGCGTGATCGAGGTGATCCCGTACATCGGCCCGTGGCTGTCCGCCGTACCGCCCGTGATCTATGCGCTCGTCGCCCATCCGGTGTCGGCGCTGTGGGTCGCGGGGCTGTTCGTCTTCATCTACCAGGTCGAGGGGCACGTGGTCGTCCCCAACGTGATGGCGAGCGCCCTGCGGCTGCACCCACTGCTCGTCATCTTCGGCCTGCTCGCGGGTGGGGAGCTGTACGGCGTCGCCGGCGTGCTGCTGGCGCTGCCGACGATGGCGGCGACCCGCGCCGTCTGGGAGTTCTTCGGTGAGCGCGTGCGGCTCGAGCGCTGGGACGAGCGCGACCCCGTCGTGCCGGTCGAGGCCGGGATCGAGCCCCCGCGCGCGGCCGGCGGCGGGGCGTAG
- a CDS encoding menaquinone biosynthesis decarboxylase: MRSPASDLREWIALLEKEGELVRVAAEIDPDLEITEIADRVVKSGGPALLFENPRGARHPLLINQFGSERRMCLAFGVERLDDLAQMLGEILELQPPQGLVDKVRSLGKLKSIADSMPKEVSKAPCQEIVLTGDEVDLDVLPIQRCWPLDPAPFITLPAVITKDRATGVRNVGMYRMQKIDRRSTFMHWQIHKDGRADLLAAPDGRIPVAVALGLDPVTAYSASAPLPKHIGELMVAGFLKGSAVQLVKCKTVDLEVPANAEIVLEGWVDRDDVGVEGPFGDHTGFYTPPEEFPIFRISAMTMRRGAIYPSIVVGKPPAEDEWLAKATERIFLPAIRMSVPEIVDYDLPTAGAFHNCVIVSIRKRFPGHARKVMHAVWGLGLMSLTKAVVVVDEHVDVHDYEQVFFYACANVDPKRDILLTEGPIDQLDHATTLQAFGGKIGVDATAKGPAEGARAWPAEIEMSADVRARVDARWAELGIPDARAGATVQNEARARTLTQLLRR; encoded by the coding sequence GTGCGCTCCCCCGCCTCCGACCTGCGCGAATGGATCGCCCTCCTCGAGAAGGAGGGCGAGCTCGTCCGCGTCGCCGCCGAGATCGACCCCGACCTCGAGATCACCGAGATCGCCGACCGCGTGGTGAAATCAGGCGGCCCGGCGCTCCTGTTCGAGAACCCGAGGGGCGCGCGCCACCCGCTGCTGATCAACCAGTTCGGCAGCGAGAGGCGCATGTGCCTGGCGTTCGGCGTCGAGCGGCTCGACGATCTGGCGCAGATGCTCGGCGAGATCCTCGAGCTGCAACCGCCGCAGGGCCTCGTCGACAAGGTGCGCTCGCTCGGCAAGCTGAAGTCGATCGCCGACTCGATGCCGAAGGAGGTCTCGAAGGCGCCCTGCCAGGAGATCGTGCTCACTGGCGACGAGGTCGACCTCGACGTGCTGCCGATCCAGCGCTGCTGGCCGCTCGATCCCGCTCCGTTCATCACGCTGCCGGCCGTGATCACGAAGGACCGGGCGACGGGCGTGCGCAACGTCGGCATGTACCGCATGCAGAAGATCGATCGCCGCTCGACCTTCATGCACTGGCAGATCCACAAGGACGGCCGCGCCGACCTGCTGGCCGCGCCCGACGGCAGGATCCCGGTCGCCGTTGCGCTCGGGCTCGATCCCGTCACCGCCTACTCCGCGAGCGCGCCGTTGCCGAAGCACATCGGCGAGCTCATGGTCGCCGGCTTCCTCAAGGGATCGGCCGTGCAGCTCGTCAAGTGCAAGACGGTCGACCTCGAGGTGCCCGCCAACGCGGAGATCGTGCTCGAGGGCTGGGTCGACCGCGACGACGTCGGCGTCGAGGGCCCGTTCGGCGACCACACCGGCTTCTACACCCCGCCCGAGGAGTTCCCGATCTTCCGCATCTCGGCGATGACGATGCGCCGCGGGGCGATCTACCCGTCGATCGTCGTCGGCAAGCCGCCGGCCGAGGACGAGTGGCTCGCCAAGGCGACGGAGCGCATCTTCCTGCCGGCGATCCGCATGAGCGTGCCGGAGATCGTCGACTACGACCTGCCCACGGCCGGCGCGTTCCACAACTGCGTCATCGTCTCGATCCGCAAGCGCTTCCCCGGCCACGCCCGCAAGGTCATGCACGCCGTCTGGGGGCTCGGGTTGATGAGCCTGACCAAGGCGGTCGTCGTCGTGGACGAGCACGTGGACGTGCACGACTACGAGCAGGTGTTCTTCTACGCCTGCGCGAACGTCGACCCGAAGCGCGACATCCTGCTCACGGAGGGGCCGATCGACCAGCTCGACCATGCCACGACCCTGCAGGCGTTCGGCGGCAAGATCGGTGTCGACGCGACCGCGAAGGGGCCGGCCGAGGGTGCGCGCGCGTGGCCCGCCGAGATCGAGATGAGCGCGGATGTGCGGGCCCGCGTCGACGCGCGCTGGGCGGAGTTGGGGATACCCGACGCGCGCGCCGGCGCCACAGTGCAGAATGAGGCGCGCGCTCGCACGTTGACACAGCTGTTACGTCGTTGA
- the hemB gene encoding porphobilinogen synthase has product MTAFPVTRLRRLRRTETLRALVRETRLSLDDVVMPLFACPGEGVVRPLAGLDGIAQRSIDELVRECGELAALGVRAVLLFGIPEEKDELGSGAWDANGIVQRALRAVRAEVPGLTLVTDVCLCEYTSHGHCGIVRDGEVANDETVELLARTAASHVEAGADVVAPSDMMDGRVGAIREALPQTPLIAYAAKYASAFYGPFREVAESAPAFGDRRGYQMDPPNVREALRECALDLEEGADALMVKPALPYLDVIRAVRERFDCPVAAYNVSGEYAMVKAAAAAGHLDERAAALESLVAIRRAGADLIFTYWAKDLARWL; this is encoded by the coding sequence GTGACGGCCTTCCCGGTCACCCGCCTGCGCCGCCTGCGGCGCACCGAGACGCTGCGCGCGCTCGTGCGCGAGACGCGGCTGTCGCTCGACGACGTGGTGATGCCGCTGTTCGCCTGCCCGGGCGAGGGCGTCGTGCGCCCGCTGGCGGGGCTCGACGGGATCGCGCAGCGATCGATCGACGAGCTCGTGCGCGAGTGCGGCGAGCTCGCCGCACTCGGCGTCCGCGCCGTCCTGCTGTTCGGCATCCCCGAGGAGAAGGACGAGCTCGGGTCGGGGGCATGGGACGCGAACGGCATCGTGCAGCGCGCCCTTCGCGCCGTCCGCGCCGAGGTGCCCGGGCTCACGCTCGTGACCGACGTGTGCCTGTGCGAGTACACGAGCCACGGCCACTGCGGCATCGTCCGCGACGGCGAGGTCGCCAACGACGAGACCGTCGAGCTCCTCGCGCGCACGGCCGCGAGCCACGTCGAGGCCGGCGCCGACGTCGTGGCTCCGAGCGACATGATGGACGGGCGCGTCGGCGCGATCCGCGAGGCGCTGCCGCAGACGCCGCTCATCGCCTACGCGGCCAAGTACGCCTCCGCCTTCTACGGGCCGTTTCGGGAAGTCGCCGAGTCGGCGCCCGCGTTCGGCGACCGGCGCGGCTACCAGATGGATCCGCCCAACGTGCGCGAGGCGCTGCGCGAGTGCGCGCTCGACCTCGAGGAGGGAGCGGACGCGCTGATGGTGAAGCCCGCGCTCCCCTACCTCGACGTCATCCGCGCCGTGCGCGAGCGCTTCGACTGCCCGGTCGCCGCCTACAACGTCTCGGGCGAGTACGCGATGGTGAAGGCGGCCGCGGCGGCGGGACACCTCGACGAGCGGGCGGCGGCGCTCGAGTCGCTCGTCGCGATCCGCCGCGCGGGCGCCGACCTGATCTTCACCTACTGGGCGAAGGATCTCGCGCGATGGCTGTGA
- the hemL gene encoding glutamate-1-semialdehyde 2,1-aminomutase has product MAVTRSDLYQRARRLIPGGVNSPVRAMRAVGLDEPLFMRSGAGALIEDVNGNRYVDWVLSWGPLLFGHADAATLAAVEEALRRGTTFGAPTEGEVELAQEIVDAVPSIEMVRMTSSGTEAAMSAVRLARAATGRDRLIKFAGNYHGHVDALLASAGSGLMTLGIPSTPGVPRGVAGETIVLPYNDVDAVAAAVARYGEGLAAIIVEPVAGNMGVVPPEPGFLEALRTLCDACGALLVFDEVITGFRVARGGAQERFGVRPDITVLGKIVGGGLPAAAFGGRAELMERLAPVGDVYQAGTLSGNPLAVAAGTSVLRRLRDPAVYEALEARGARLEAGLAPFGCVQRVGAMMTLFCQDGPVRDDADAARSDTERYGALFRHVLARGVYLAPSQFECMFVSLAHGDEEIDRTIEAVGGFFGH; this is encoded by the coding sequence ATGGCTGTGACGCGCTCCGACCTCTACCAGCGCGCGCGGAGGCTGATCCCGGGCGGCGTCAACTCGCCCGTGCGGGCGATGCGCGCCGTCGGTCTCGACGAGCCGCTGTTCATGCGCAGCGGCGCCGGCGCGCTGATCGAGGACGTGAACGGCAACCGCTACGTCGACTGGGTGCTCTCGTGGGGGCCGCTGCTCTTCGGGCACGCCGACGCGGCCACGCTCGCCGCCGTCGAGGAGGCGCTGCGGCGCGGGACGACGTTCGGCGCGCCGACCGAGGGCGAGGTCGAGCTCGCCCAGGAGATCGTCGACGCCGTGCCGTCGATCGAGATGGTGCGGATGACCTCGTCCGGGACGGAGGCGGCGATGAGCGCCGTGCGGCTCGCCCGTGCGGCCACGGGCCGCGACCGGCTGATCAAGTTCGCCGGCAACTACCACGGCCACGTCGACGCGCTGCTCGCGAGCGCCGGGTCGGGGCTGATGACTCTCGGCATCCCGTCGACGCCGGGCGTGCCGCGCGGCGTCGCGGGCGAGACGATCGTGCTCCCGTACAACGACGTCGACGCCGTCGCGGCTGCGGTCGCGCGCTACGGCGAGGGGCTCGCCGCGATCATCGTCGAGCCGGTGGCGGGCAACATGGGCGTCGTCCCGCCCGAACCCGGGTTCCTCGAGGCGCTGCGCACGCTCTGCGACGCCTGCGGCGCGCTGCTCGTCTTCGACGAGGTGATCACCGGCTTCCGCGTCGCGCGCGGAGGGGCACAGGAGCGGTTCGGCGTCAGGCCCGACATCACCGTGCTCGGGAAGATCGTCGGCGGCGGCCTGCCCGCGGCCGCGTTCGGCGGCCGTGCCGAGCTGATGGAGCGGCTGGCGCCGGTCGGGGACGTCTACCAGGCCGGGACGCTCTCCGGCAACCCGCTCGCCGTGGCGGCGGGCACGTCCGTGCTGCGGCGGCTGCGCGACCCCGCCGTCTACGAGGCGCTCGAGGCGCGCGGCGCGCGGCTCGAGGCCGGGCTCGCCCCGTTCGGCTGCGTGCAGCGGGTCGGCGCGATGATGACGCTGTTCTGCCAGGACGGGCCCGTCCGCGACGACGCCGACGCCGCCCGCTCCGACACCGAGCGCTACGGGGCGCTGTTCCGGCACGTGCTCGCGCGCGGCGTCTACCTGGCGCCGTCGCAGTTCGAGTGCATGTTCGTCTCGCTCGCCCACGGCGACGAGGAGATCGACCGCACGATCGAGGCCGTTGGCGGCTTCTTCGGCCACTGA
- a CDS encoding GtrA family protein — MEPTSTTPAAGAVRRVGDALGRRSNWEQLGKFCAVGATGYVVNLAVYSTLLDRVGLHYIPAAVGSFLAAVANNYTLNRHWTFRGERGHVGAQGLRFLAVSTASLAANLLVLHVLVRAGLGEIVGQAIAIVLVTPLNFVGNKLWSFRRRQ; from the coding sequence ATGGAGCCGACCTCCACCACTCCCGCTGCCGGCGCCGTGCGGCGGGTCGGCGACGCGCTCGGCCGCCGCAGCAACTGGGAGCAGCTCGGCAAGTTCTGCGCGGTCGGGGCGACCGGGTACGTCGTCAACCTCGCCGTCTACTCCACGCTGCTCGACCGGGTCGGGCTGCACTACATTCCCGCCGCGGTCGGCTCGTTCCTCGCCGCCGTCGCCAACAACTACACGCTCAACCGGCACTGGACGTTCCGCGGCGAGCGCGGCCACGTCGGCGCGCAGGGGCTGCGTTTCCTCGCCGTCTCCACCGCCTCCCTCGCCGCCAACCTGCTCGTGCTGCACGTGCTCGTGCGAGCGGGGCTGGGCGAGATCGTGGGGCAGGCGATCGCGATCGTGCTCGTGACGCCCCTCAACTTCGTCGGCAACAAGCTCTGGTCGTTCCGGCGCCGGCAGTGA
- a CDS encoding alkaline phosphatase family protein, with product MRPKPVILVVIDGLTPAMLEGAIASGGAPTLARLAEHGTYRRATSVFPSLTPVCLSSIATGAHGDVHEIPHLVWYHRRDGRLVEYGSSFGAARAAGIGKTLRDTLVNMNAEHLGVGAVTLFETLADAGLRSAAVNFTAYRGRTVHRSSLPFLGNVLGPERFYFYNLFQSERTGAPLSFRNRSAGTIDAYATAVGRWLVTRDGFDLFVFYLSDYDYASHELGPDRAHDVLGRCDAAVGALADAAGGIDELLERYALVVLSDHGQTPVRHVASLQRHYVDVAGALVCASNRAAHVYALDACALDPRQLAARLDAEPSVELALFREGAEAVARREGEELRFAPRPQGGFHVAGDASLLAHPDAPARAWAALANPNAGDVLVSATAGWEFADLGGGHHLGGGSHGSLVAGDSEVPLLTVGVDGDPRSIVEVAPTVLRHFGIEAPAYVLGRAA from the coding sequence GTGAGGCCGAAGCCCGTCATCCTCGTCGTCATCGACGGGCTCACGCCCGCGATGCTCGAGGGAGCGATCGCCTCGGGCGGCGCGCCGACGCTCGCGCGTCTCGCCGAGCACGGGACGTACCGTCGCGCGACGTCCGTGTTCCCGTCGCTGACGCCCGTGTGCCTGTCGTCGATCGCCACCGGGGCGCACGGCGACGTGCACGAGATCCCGCACCTCGTCTGGTACCACCGGCGCGACGGGCGGCTCGTCGAGTACGGCAGCTCCTTCGGCGCGGCGCGCGCCGCAGGCATCGGGAAGACGCTCCGCGACACGCTCGTCAACATGAACGCCGAGCATCTCGGCGTGGGTGCCGTGACCCTGTTCGAGACGCTTGCCGACGCCGGCCTGCGCAGCGCCGCCGTCAACTTCACCGCCTACCGCGGGCGCACCGTCCACCGCTCGTCGCTCCCGTTCCTCGGAAACGTGCTCGGGCCCGAGCGCTTCTACTTCTACAACCTGTTCCAGTCCGAGCGCACGGGAGCGCCCCTCTCGTTCCGCAACCGCTCGGCAGGCACGATCGACGCGTACGCGACGGCCGTCGGCCGCTGGCTCGTCACCCGCGACGGCTTCGACCTGTTCGTGTTCTACCTCTCCGACTACGACTACGCCTCGCACGAGCTCGGCCCCGACCGTGCACACGACGTGCTCGGCCGCTGCGACGCGGCGGTCGGAGCGCTCGCGGACGCGGCCGGCGGCATCGACGAGCTGCTCGAGCGCTACGCCCTCGTCGTGCTCTCGGATCACGGGCAGACCCCGGTGCGGCACGTCGCATCGCTGCAGAGGCACTACGTCGACGTGGCCGGCGCGCTCGTCTGCGCCTCGAACCGCGCCGCCCACGTCTACGCCCTCGACGCCTGTGCGCTCGACCCGCGACAGCTCGCCGCCCGGCTCGACGCGGAGCCGTCGGTCGAGCTGGCGTTGTTCCGCGAGGGCGCGGAGGCGGTCGCCCGGCGCGAAGGGGAGGAGCTCCGCTTCGCGCCGCGTCCGCAGGGCGGCTTCCACGTTGCCGGGGACGCGTCCCTGCTCGCCCATCCGGACGCGCCGGCACGCGCCTGGGCCGCGCTCGCGAACCCGAACGCGGGCGATGTGCTCGTGTCCGCGACCGCAGGGTGGGAGTTCGCCGACCTCGGAGGAGGACACCATCTCGGCGGCGGCTCGCACGGCTCGCTCGTCGCGGGCGACTCCGAGGTGCCGCTGCTCACCGTCGGCGTCGACGGTGATCCCCGCAGCATCGTCGAGGTCGCTCCCACCGTGCTGCGGCATTTCGGCATCGAGGCTCCCGCGTACGTCCTCGGGCGCGCAGCCTGA
- a CDS encoding glycosyltransferase 87 family protein — MTRAACVALLALVLVPAASAAAPVTGPAGGTRGHLAGAPFAPDTAPRLTRAQALERFLATAKVARWLDRYPPRPATDATFDEATRRWTVKVWSGRAGQIALGKVEDGDGRVVESWVGPQVAWKMARGRDGAFGGKVLNAWWVWIPLSALFLVGLADRRRLLSLHTLDLLVLLSFGLSLWFFNRGEVFRSAPLAAPPLLYLLVRTAWIGFRGRGPAPGISWPVWALAAACVFLAGFRVGLNLESPRGVIDVGYAGVIGADRILDGRAPYGHMPVQDGRTPCGPADADGEIRDRIQQNGRCESSNERGDTYGPVAYLAYVPAVLALGWSGRWDSLPAAHATAIVFDALVVLGLVLVGRRLGGSRLAALLAFAWLANPFTAYTLNANSNDAIMPAALVWGFWLCTSPWARGAAVAAAAWTKFAALLVAPLWLTYPDGLRPRSAARFAAAFAGVSLAAFSLLLLEPSLAGALRTFLDRTLGFQLGRHSPFSPWDWGQYHAAGVPDLKLLQRLVQIAVLALAGVAAVLPRRKGPLELAALTAAILVGFELGLTHWFYLYIPWFLPFVVLALFLPRRPA; from the coding sequence GTGACTCGCGCGGCATGCGTCGCGCTGCTGGCGCTCGTGCTCGTCCCGGCCGCCTCCGCCGCGGCCCCCGTGACCGGCCCCGCCGGCGGGACGCGCGGACATCTCGCCGGTGCGCCGTTCGCGCCGGACACCGCCCCGCGGCTCACGCGCGCCCAGGCCCTCGAGCGCTTCCTCGCCACAGCGAAGGTCGCGCGCTGGCTCGACCGCTATCCACCGCGGCCGGCCACCGACGCGACCTTCGACGAGGCGACGCGGCGGTGGACGGTCAAGGTCTGGTCGGGTCGAGCCGGGCAGATCGCGCTCGGCAAGGTCGAGGACGGGGACGGGCGCGTGGTCGAGTCGTGGGTCGGGCCGCAGGTCGCCTGGAAGATGGCGCGCGGCCGCGACGGCGCGTTCGGCGGCAAGGTGCTGAACGCATGGTGGGTGTGGATCCCTCTCAGCGCGCTCTTCCTCGTCGGGCTCGCCGACCGCCGCCGACTGCTCTCGCTGCACACGCTCGACCTTCTCGTGCTGCTCTCGTTCGGCCTCTCGCTGTGGTTCTTCAACCGCGGCGAGGTGTTCCGGAGCGCGCCGCTCGCGGCGCCTCCGCTTCTCTACCTGCTCGTGCGCACGGCATGGATCGGCTTCCGCGGCCGGGGCCCGGCGCCGGGGATCTCCTGGCCCGTGTGGGCGCTGGCCGCCGCCTGCGTGTTCCTGGCCGGCTTCCGGGTCGGCCTCAACCTCGAGTCGCCGCGCGGCGTCATCGACGTCGGCTACGCCGGGGTGATCGGCGCCGACCGCATCCTCGACGGCCGGGCGCCGTACGGCCACATGCCGGTGCAGGACGGCCGCACTCCGTGCGGCCCCGCGGACGCCGACGGCGAGATCCGTGACCGCATCCAGCAGAACGGGCGCTGCGAGTCGTCGAACGAGCGCGGAGACACCTACGGCCCGGTTGCGTACCTCGCGTACGTGCCCGCCGTGCTCGCGCTCGGCTGGTCCGGCCGCTGGGACTCGCTGCCCGCCGCGCACGCCACGGCGATCGTGTTCGACGCGCTCGTCGTGCTCGGGCTCGTGCTCGTCGGGCGCCGCCTCGGCGGCAGCCGGCTCGCGGCGCTCCTCGCCTTCGCCTGGCTCGCGAACCCGTTCACCGCCTACACGCTCAACGCCAACAGCAACGACGCGATCATGCCGGCGGCGCTCGTGTGGGGCTTCTGGCTGTGCACCTCGCCCTGGGCGCGCGGTGCCGCCGTCGCCGCCGCCGCGTGGACCAAGTTCGCGGCGCTCCTCGTCGCGCCGCTGTGGCTGACGTACCCGGACGGCCTGCGGCCGCGGTCAGCGGCGCGCTTCGCAGCCGCATTCGCCGGGGTGTCCCTGGCGGCCTTCTCGCTGCTTCTGCTCGAGCCGTCGCTCGCCGGCGCGCTGCGCACGTTCCTCGACCGCACGCTCGGCTTCCAGCTCGGCCGCCACTCGCCGTTCTCGCCGTGGGACTGGGGCCAGTACCACGCGGCCGGCGTCCCCGACCTGAAGCTGCTGCAGCGGCTCGTGCAGATCGCGGTGCTCGCGCTCGCCGGCGTCGCCGCCGTGCTGCCGCGCCGCAAGGGCCCGCTCGAGCTCGCCGCGCTCACGGCCGCGATCCTGGTCGGCTTCGAGCTCGGTCTCACGCACTGGTTCTATCTCTACATCCCGTGGTTCCTGCCCTTCGTCGTGCTCGCGCTGTTCCTGCCGCGGCGGCCGGCGTGA
- a CDS encoding glycosyltransferase 87 family protein — MRPPARIALAAAVAAWTAGAVVALGVEGDPGISDISVYARYGERIAAGDVPYRDFRVEYPPGALVPFVLPSLVSDSYRSYVAVFAALMTVALAATAALVALALDALGAGRGRAGAAVGVLVGGFLLLGPFLLTRFDLFAAAVTAAALAALLHRRDRLGPVLLGLAIATKIYPLVLLPLVGARACKERGKIEAARQVGLAVAAALVVYLPFLVVAPEGVARSVWQQLGRPLQIESLGAAVLLALHHAFGMGLAWASGHGSQNLTGAVAGAASALSTAALVAALLLVWLRFARGDVGPERFARHAAAAVVGFVAFSKVLSPQFLVWLLPLVALVGDRRRRLAASSLVLAACLLTRLWFPSDYWALVKEFDPAPSSLVLVRDLVLVALFVVLVRAREREAAGSPSPSP, encoded by the coding sequence GTGAGACCGCCGGCCCGGATCGCGCTCGCCGCAGCCGTGGCAGCCTGGACGGCCGGGGCGGTCGTCGCCCTCGGCGTCGAGGGCGACCCCGGTATCTCCGATATATCGGTCTATGCGCGCTACGGCGAGCGGATCGCCGCGGGCGACGTGCCCTACCGGGACTTCCGTGTCGAGTACCCGCCGGGTGCGCTCGTGCCGTTCGTGCTGCCCTCGCTCGTCAGCGACAGCTACCGCTCGTACGTGGCCGTCTTCGCGGCGCTGATGACCGTGGCTCTCGCGGCCACGGCCGCGCTCGTCGCGCTCGCGCTCGACGCCCTCGGCGCCGGTCGCGGGCGCGCCGGCGCAGCCGTAGGCGTCCTCGTCGGCGGCTTCCTGCTGCTCGGGCCGTTCCTGCTCACCCGCTTCGACCTGTTCGCGGCGGCCGTCACGGCGGCCGCGCTGGCGGCGCTCCTGCACCGGCGCGACCGGCTCGGCCCGGTGCTGCTCGGTCTCGCGATCGCGACGAAGATCTATCCCCTGGTGCTGCTGCCTCTCGTGGGCGCGAGGGCCTGCAAGGAGAGAGGGAAGATCGAGGCGGCGCGCCAGGTCGGGCTCGCCGTCGCGGCGGCGCTCGTGGTGTACCTGCCGTTCCTCGTCGTCGCTCCCGAGGGCGTCGCCCGCAGCGTCTGGCAGCAGCTCGGGCGGCCGCTGCAGATCGAGAGCCTCGGCGCCGCCGTGCTGCTCGCGCTGCATCACGCCTTCGGGATGGGACTCGCGTGGGCGTCGGGACACGGGTCGCAGAACCTCACCGGCGCCGTCGCCGGCGCCGCCTCCGCGCTCTCGACGGCCGCTCTCGTCGCGGCGCTCCTGCTCGTGTGGCTGCGCTTCGCGCGCGGCGACGTCGGGCCGGAGCGCTTCGCGCGCCATGCCGCAGCCGCGGTGGTCGGCTTCGTGGCGTTCAGCAAGGTGCTCTCGCCGCAGTTCCTCGTCTGGCTGTTGCCGCTCGTGGCGCTCGTCGGCGACCGCCGACGCCGCCTTGCCGCATCGTCGCTCGTGCTCGCAGCCTGCCTCCTCACGCGGCTCTGGTTCCCGAGCGACTACTGGGCGCTCGTGAAGGAGTTCGACCCGGCGCCGTCGTCGCTCGTGCTCGTGCGCGACCTCGTGCTGGTGGCGCTGTTCGTCGTGCTCGTCAGGGCCAGGGAACGCGAAGCGGCCGGATCGCCGTCGCCCTCCCCGTAG
- a CDS encoding TIGR00282 family metallophosphoesterase produces MNVLFVGDVVGRPGREVLERRLADLRRELAVDVCIVNGENVADGAGITPKLAERLLAVGADAITLGNHTWRRPEIASYLAGSQRVARPANLAAGAAGGGLVVVEAANGTAVAIVNVMGSLSLEPARSMWEVIDGLVDEARSRAAVVIVDVHAEATSEKVALARWLDGRVTAVIGTHTHVQTSDARVQPGGTAAITDAGMTGPHDSVIGVKAELATQRMRTGMPVRFEVADGGVRIEGVLVECDAATGRATAIRPLRVPWP; encoded by the coding sequence GTGAACGTCCTCTTCGTCGGCGACGTCGTCGGCCGGCCTGGTCGCGAGGTGCTGGAGCGGCGACTCGCGGATCTGCGGCGCGAGCTCGCCGTCGACGTCTGCATCGTCAACGGCGAGAACGTCGCCGACGGCGCCGGGATCACCCCGAAGCTCGCCGAGCGCCTGCTCGCCGTCGGAGCCGACGCGATCACGCTCGGCAACCACACGTGGCGGCGCCCGGAGATCGCGTCCTACCTGGCAGGCTCGCAGCGCGTCGCACGCCCCGCCAACCTCGCCGCCGGCGCCGCAGGCGGCGGCCTCGTCGTCGTGGAGGCGGCGAACGGCACCGCGGTCGCGATCGTCAACGTGATGGGCTCGCTCTCGCTCGAGCCCGCACGCAGCATGTGGGAGGTGATCGACGGCCTCGTCGACGAGGCGCGCTCCCGGGCAGCCGTCGTCATCGTCGACGTGCACGCGGAGGCGACGAGCGAGAAGGTCGCGCTCGCGCGCTGGCTCGACGGCCGCGTGACGGCGGTGATCGGCACCCACACCCACGTGCAGACGTCGGACGCGCGCGTGCAGCCCGGAGGCACGGCGGCGATCACCGACGCGGGCATGACCGGCCCGCACGACTCCGTCATCGGCGTCAAGGCGGAGCTCGCGACGCAGCGGATGCGCACCGGCATGCCGGTGCGCTTCGAGGTCGCCGACGGGGGCGTGCGGATCGAGGGCGTGCTCGTCGAGTGCGATGCCGCTACGGGGAGGGCGACGGCGATCCGGCCGCTTCGCGTTCCCTGGCCCTGA